The genomic interval CAACAAATTCAAGTTCAAGCTCACGGTACTTTAACATGGCAGTGCCGAAATTTTTAAAAACAGCAACTTTACTCTTTAGCTGTTTTCCGGTACGTTCAGCAAATTCGATCCCATTTCCCAGAACGACTACATCAATATCCTTTGATGGTCTTTTCAGAAAAATATCCCGTACGTATCCACCAATCACATAGGCTTCGATATGATTTTCATCGGCAATACCAGCCATTACCTTAAAAACAGGATGTTCTAGATTTTTTTTCACTAATTATATATTGTTTTGAGCTTATAAACTCATGATGCTTCCAATAGCGTCTGCAAAAGTACTAAAACTTACTTTCTTATGAAGGAAAATTGACCAGATGGACTTAATTTCATGATTGTAGATGCCTTTTTATTAATTCTGAGTTCCTGTTCCCAGTCCACCACATAATCTACAGCAGCTTTAATTTCTTCGTCAATCTCATCAAAAAACTGTGGAGTAGGCTGGCCTGAAAGATTAGCGGATGTAGAGACGACCGGTTTTCTGAAACGCTGCACTAACTGCTGTGCAAAATCATGTTTAACCACTCTTATACCGACACTGCCATCTGCATTGATCACGTTTTTAGCTAAATTCTTTGCGCCCGAAAAGATGATCGTTAATGGATGTTCCGCAAATTCGATCAGATCGTATGCAACCTCAGGCACTTCATCGATATAACTTTGTATTTTCGAATCATTATCCACCAGGACAATAAAACTCTTATCAGAAGAGCGGCCTTTAATCGCATTAATTTTTTCGACTGCTGCTTCATTTGTCGCATCACAACCTATACCCCATACCGTATCTGTAGGATAGAGGATTACGCCCCCATTTTTCAAGACCGTTAAAGCCTTGTCAATTTCCGTTTTTAGCATGGTGTAAATTTATTAAATAATCTCCGGTATTCAGAAGGTTCTTAATCTTTAGCAATCATGCTGCTGTAAGAATTCATTAGCTGACGGGCCAAATCTGCTGTATTGAATTTCTGCGCATAGCTCAGACCTTCTTCTTTCATTTTGTCAGCCAGCTTTTGATCAGTTAAAACAGAGTTTACTGCCTTTGCCAGTGCCGCAGCATCATTTGGATCTATATACAAACTATGCGGGCCGCCTGCTTCTTCCAGACAAGAACCTGTTGCCGCAACAACTGGTATCCTGCCATAAAGCGCTTCGATGATCGGGATGCCAAACCCTTCGTAAAAAGACGGATAAACAAATACAGAGGCCAGCTGATAAATAGCAGGGAGGTCTGTGAACGGAATATCTTTCAGAAAAATGACTCTTTCTCCAAGATCCAGTCTTTCAATCTCCGCAATTACTTTTTGTGCGTAAGCCTGCTTTTTTCCAACCACGACCAATTTAAAATCAGGGTCAATAGCAGGTAACGCCTGTACTAAAGCCAGTAAGTTCTTTCTGGGTTCAATTGTTCCTACATTGAGGATGTACTTTTCAGGCAGCTGATATTTTTTGCGGATTGAATCCTTAAATTCCTGCCCGATAATTTGTTTAAAAGAATCATCGCAGGTTTGATAGAGTACTTCTATTTTCGAAGGATCAACCTGATAATATTCAATGATATCATTTTTGGTCTGCTCACTGATGGCGATGATATGATCCGCATGTTTGCAGGCATATTTACTTTTGAAATTATAGATCGTGCGGTCTATGAATTTATAATACTGCGGATAACGCAGAAAAATGAGGTCATGAATGGTAACTGCAGTCCGGATAGCCGGAGATACGCCGACAGGGATTTCATTACTTAAACCATGATAAATTGCAATGTTATCTGTTTTAAATTGCTTTCTTACGCCGAAAGTTCTCCAAAGGAACGAAGACTTTTCAGGCAGCACCAGGTGGATATTCTGTCTTTCAAAAAAAGAAGAAATCTGACCATGCCGTTTGACCTTGGGACTATAAATAAAGTATTGGTTTTGAGGGAAAAATTCTGATAACTGTAAAACAAGTGATCTGCTGTAATTGCCTAAACCGGTAAAATTATTGGCGGCTCTTTTTCCATCAAAACCAATATTCATTATACTGCTACATTGTTTTCTCTTAATGCATCATTAAGTGAAGTCTTTTTATCTGTAGATTCTTTACGTTTTCCGATGATCAATGCACAAGGAACCTGGTAATCACCAGCAGGGAATTTTTTAGTATAACTTCCTGGAATCACTACTGATCTTGCAGGCACGATACCTTTATATTCAACAGGAGTACTTCCTGTAACATCAATAATTTTAGTAGAAGCGGTTAATACAACGTTTGCGCCTAAAACAGCTTCACGTTCTACACGTACACCTTCCACAACGATAGCTCTTGAACCGATGAAACAATTGTCTTCGATAATAACCGGAGCAGCCTGAATTGGCTCTAAAACACCACCAATACCAACACCGCCACTTAAATGTACATGTTTTCCGATTTGTGCACAAGAACCTACTGTAGCCCAGGTATCAACCATTGTACCTTCGTCAATATAAGCACCGATGTTCACATAAGAAGGCATTAAAATCACTCCTTTAGATAAAAATGCGCCATAACGTGCACTTGCACCAGGAACAACCCTTACCCCTAATTCTTTATAATTGGTTTTCAATTTCATTTTATCATGAAATATGAAAGGGCCAACTTCAATTTCTTTCATTTCTCTGATAGGGAAATAAAGGATAACAGCTTTCTTTATCCATTCATTAATTCCCCATGAATTTAGAATTGGTTCAGCAACGCGGATTTCTCCCTTATCCAATTGCATCACAACAGTCTCGATCGCTTCACAATATTCAGTATATTCTAATAAAGTTCTGTCTTCCCAAGCAGCCTCTATTAACTTTTTCAATTCTTTAATCATTATCAATTTTATTTTTTCACAAAATAAATCAATTTTATGTATTGAGCGATCTTTTACTTATGTATTTTTGATTTTTTATGGCAGAGCAGGAAAAATTACGGATAGATAAATACTTGTGGGCAATAAGATTGTTTAAAACAAGAACTTTAGCAACTGAGGCGTGTAAAGCTGGCCGCGTTAAATTTAACGGTCAGAATGTGAAAGCTTCTGTAGTGGTCAAACCCGGTGACGTTTACCAGGTTTCCAAAGGAATCGAAAAAAAGATTATCGAGGTCGTTGAACTGTTGTATACCAGGGTTGAATCAAAGATCGCAGTGACAAAATATAAAGATATTACCCCGATCGAAGAAACGCAGGGTTATAAAAGTATGTTTCATTCACCAGTTTTAATCCGGGACAGAGGAGCAGGAAGACCTACCAAGAGAGACAGAAGAGAGATTGATGATTTAAAAGGCAATCTTTTTGACGAAGACGAAGAGAAAAAAGATTAGCCGGGGTTTTCCCTGGCTAATAGTCAATTTTTATAGCAGACTGTTCCCAGAGCTTAAAAGCCTGCTGGGCTTCTTCCCTTAATAGCTGGTTTACAGGAATGATACGTTTTTCCATAGGCTTGTCCAGTTCTTCATAAATGAACTGATCATCAAAACCAATCCGGGCAGCATCGGCTTTTGTATTTGCATAATAGATGATATTGATCCTTGACCAGTAGATCGCGCTCAGGCACATCGGACAAGGCTCACAACTGGTATAGATCACACAACCGTTCAGGTCAAAAGTTTTTAATTTTTTGCAGGCTATCCTGATCGCAGATACTTCTGCATGTGCAGTAGGATCATTTGTTGTAGTCACCTTGTTACCACTTTTAGCTACAATTTTTCCATCTTTAACTACTACAGCGCCAAAAGGGCCTCCCAGGCTTTCTGATACATTCTGTTCGGATAATGCAATAGCCAGGCGCATAAACTTTTTATGGGCATG from Pedobacter sp. WC2423 carries:
- a CDS encoding nucleoside deaminase; this encodes MEKETKEEHAHKKFMRLAIALSEQNVSESLGGPFGAVVVKDGKIVAKSGNKVTTTNDPTAHAEVSAIRIACKKLKTFDLNGCVIYTSCEPCPMCLSAIYWSRINIIYYANTKADAARIGFDDQFIYEELDKPMEKRIIPVNQLLREEAQQAFKLWEQSAIKIDY
- a CDS encoding L-threonylcarbamoyladenylate synthase — translated: MLKTEIDKALTVLKNGGVILYPTDTVWGIGCDATNEAAVEKINAIKGRSSDKSFIVLVDNDSKIQSYIDEVPEVAYDLIEFAEHPLTIIFSGAKNLAKNVINADGSVGIRVVKHDFAQQLVQRFRKPVVSTSANLSGQPTPQFFDEIDEEIKAAVDYVVDWEQELRINKKASTIMKLSPSGQFSFIRK
- a CDS encoding glycosyltransferase family 4 protein; the encoded protein is MNIGFDGKRAANNFTGLGNYSRSLVLQLSEFFPQNQYFIYSPKVKRHGQISSFFERQNIHLVLPEKSSFLWRTFGVRKQFKTDNIAIYHGLSNEIPVGVSPAIRTAVTIHDLIFLRYPQYYKFIDRTIYNFKSKYACKHADHIIAISEQTKNDIIEYYQVDPSKIEVLYQTCDDSFKQIIGQEFKDSIRKKYQLPEKYILNVGTIEPRKNLLALVQALPAIDPDFKLVVVGKKQAYAQKVIAEIERLDLGERVIFLKDIPFTDLPAIYQLASVFVYPSFYEGFGIPIIEALYGRIPVVAATGSCLEEAGGPHSLYIDPNDAAALAKAVNSVLTDQKLADKMKEEGLSYAQKFNTADLARQLMNSYSSMIAKD
- a CDS encoding 2,3,4,5-tetrahydropyridine-2,6-dicarboxylate N-succinyltransferase, with translation MKELKKLIEAAWEDRTLLEYTEYCEAIETVVMQLDKGEIRVAEPILNSWGINEWIKKAVILYFPIREMKEIEVGPFIFHDKMKLKTNYKELGVRVVPGASARYGAFLSKGVILMPSYVNIGAYIDEGTMVDTWATVGSCAQIGKHVHLSGGVGIGGVLEPIQAAPVIIEDNCFIGSRAIVVEGVRVEREAVLGANVVLTASTKIIDVTGSTPVEYKGIVPARSVVIPGSYTKKFPAGDYQVPCALIIGKRKESTDKKTSLNDALRENNVAV
- a CDS encoding RNA-binding S4 domain-containing protein, yielding MAEQEKLRIDKYLWAIRLFKTRTLATEACKAGRVKFNGQNVKASVVVKPGDVYQVSKGIEKKIIEVVELLYTRVESKIAVTKYKDITPIEETQGYKSMFHSPVLIRDRGAGRPTKRDRREIDDLKGNLFDEDEEKKD